Proteins from a single region of Leuconostoc gasicomitatum LMG 18811:
- a CDS encoding MFS transporter, with product MSENYNTKLDDSEPIWQQNVFVLWFGVFMTGVALSEVMPFLSLYIDTLGTFSKNQLSFYSGAVFAISFLVTAIVSPFWGKLADRKGRKLMLLRAALGMSIVLFLMGNVTNVWQLLFLRALQGGMGGFISNANALVATQTPKKHAGKALGILVTGMTAGNLIGPLFGGTLATFFSYRTSFHITGIILFLVFVLTLFLVKETPHISTPRIANASTKYLWTHIPNKQLIIGLFVTTMLVQTVNTAINPIISLFVRELMHNASNTTFIAGMVAAMPGIATVIAAPPFGRIGDHLGTDRMIKIGFMIAVIAFLPTAFVTSVSMLMFFRFLVGISDATMLPAIQTLLSKNSPTEMTSRIFSYNQSFQSLGSVMGPMFGALIASLFDYRGIFVFCTIIIIINAVLFNVSTRHLEHESI from the coding sequence ATGTCTGAAAATTATAACACCAAATTAGATGATTCTGAACCAATTTGGCAACAGAATGTTTTTGTTCTTTGGTTTGGTGTGTTTATGACTGGTGTTGCTCTAAGTGAAGTGATGCCATTTTTATCACTTTACATTGATACGTTAGGTACTTTCAGTAAAAATCAATTAAGTTTTTATTCTGGTGCTGTATTTGCCATTTCATTTCTTGTGACAGCAATTGTGTCACCTTTTTGGGGCAAACTCGCTGACAGAAAAGGCCGAAAATTAATGCTATTACGGGCTGCTCTTGGCATGTCAATTGTGCTATTTTTAATGGGCAATGTGACAAATGTGTGGCAATTACTTTTTTTACGAGCACTACAAGGTGGCATGGGTGGCTTTATATCAAATGCGAATGCACTTGTTGCTACCCAAACACCTAAAAAACATGCTGGTAAAGCGCTGGGTATTTTGGTCACTGGCATGACTGCAGGCAATTTAATTGGCCCTTTATTTGGCGGTACTTTAGCAACTTTTTTTAGTTACCGTACGTCATTTCATATCACCGGTATCATTTTGTTTCTAGTATTTGTACTGACATTATTTTTAGTCAAAGAAACGCCTCATATATCAACACCCCGTATTGCTAATGCTTCGACTAAGTATCTCTGGACACATATTCCAAATAAGCAGTTGATTATTGGTCTATTTGTGACAACCATGTTAGTTCAAACTGTGAATACAGCCATCAATCCGATTATTAGTTTATTTGTTCGTGAATTAATGCATAATGCCTCAAATACGACTTTTATTGCTGGTATGGTTGCTGCCATGCCCGGTATTGCAACTGTCATAGCGGCCCCACCTTTTGGCCGTATCGGAGACCATTTAGGCACCGATCGTATGATTAAAATTGGTTTTATGATAGCTGTTATTGCCTTCCTCCCAACAGCATTTGTCACAAGTGTTAGTATGTTGATGTTTTTTCGTTTTTTAGTTGGTATTAGTGATGCCACAATGTTACCCGCAATCCAAACTTTGTTATCCAAAAACTCACCTACTGAAATGACCAGTCGCATATTTAGTTATAACCAAAGTTTTCAATCACTAGGATCAGTCATGGGTCCTATGTTTGGTGCATTAATTGCGAGTCTATTTGATTATCGTGGTATATTTGTTTTCTGTACCATCATTATCATTATCAACGCAGTATTATTTAATGTATCAACACGTCATTTAGAACATGAATCAATCTAA
- a CDS encoding RelA/SpoT family protein, with product MAKTKKYTGEEVLTLVGQYMSDADTAKVRAAYEWASDLHKGQLRKSGEPYIIHPIQVAGILAELKMDTATVISGYLHDVVEDTPATLADVEAKFGETISQIIDGVTKISKIQYKNSQEQLAENHRKLLLAMSKDIRVIIVKLADRLHNMRTLGALREEKQHRIASETLDIYAPLADRLGISTIKWELEDLSLSYLNQEKYHSIASRMNMKRDERIRYVQEAVSEIETAIQELELQHIDVYGRPKHIYSIYRKMTDKHKAFEEIYDLSAVRVLTETIPDTYAVLGAIHSKWMPLPGRFKDYIALPKANGYQSLHTTVIGPGGRPLEVQIRTHTMHEVAEFGVAAHWAYKQNKGANKEVKINDHSQQALNVIQGILELQEDAKNAEDFMDGVQGDLFSDRVYAFTPRGDVFELAKGAGPLDMAFSIHTNVGIKTTGAKINGRIVPLDYKIKTGDIIEIITSTSAKPSRDWLDLVSTRRARNKIKQYFKQLDRDDNIEAGRELVTRNLRDTGFSTIAILSTENLTKTAEVLHYHSYDDMFAAIGYGDVTVPGVVNKLTEGIREAQQEAETAELQRELLEEGHEIKRGETALTQRQKGSADDIVIAGVDNLLIRLGRCCTPVPGDQVIGYITKGRGISVHRVGCPNIRAAETQGQRLVDVQWEDEEGLKPNYDADLTVHGENRNGLLNDVLRAVNGRTRFVNSVNGHVTKNGMAQVSLSLGVKNSMQLNGIMDALNTLPAVYDVERTFH from the coding sequence ATGGCAAAAACAAAAAAATATACAGGCGAAGAAGTACTGACCTTAGTTGGGCAATACATGTCTGATGCAGATACTGCAAAAGTTAGGGCTGCATATGAATGGGCATCAGATTTACATAAAGGACAGTTGCGTAAATCGGGCGAACCTTATATTATTCATCCCATTCAAGTTGCTGGTATTTTAGCTGAATTAAAGATGGACACGGCAACTGTCATATCTGGTTATTTACATGATGTTGTTGAAGATACGCCAGCAACACTTGCAGATGTTGAAGCAAAATTTGGCGAAACGATTAGCCAAATTATTGATGGTGTTACTAAAATTAGTAAGATTCAGTACAAAAATTCACAAGAGCAACTTGCAGAAAATCATCGTAAATTACTTTTGGCGATGTCAAAGGACATTCGCGTTATTATTGTTAAGCTGGCTGACAGGTTGCATAATATGCGAACTTTAGGTGCTTTACGTGAGGAAAAACAACATCGTATTGCAAGTGAAACGTTAGATATTTACGCGCCATTGGCCGATCGCTTAGGTATTAGTACAATCAAATGGGAACTTGAGGATTTATCTTTAAGTTATTTAAATCAAGAAAAATATCATAGTATTGCATCACGAATGAATATGAAACGTGACGAACGTATTAGGTATGTACAGGAAGCAGTTTCTGAAATTGAAACAGCCATTCAAGAGCTTGAATTACAACATATCGATGTTTATGGTCGACCAAAACATATTTATTCAATCTATCGTAAAATGACAGACAAACATAAAGCTTTCGAAGAAATTTACGATTTATCTGCGGTACGTGTTTTGACAGAAACAATTCCAGATACATATGCTGTACTTGGCGCGATTCATTCAAAATGGATGCCGTTGCCTGGTCGATTCAAAGATTATATTGCATTGCCAAAAGCCAATGGTTACCAAAGTTTGCACACCACCGTGATTGGCCCTGGAGGTCGACCATTAGAAGTACAAATTAGAACACATACGATGCATGAAGTGGCTGAATTTGGTGTGGCAGCACACTGGGCTTATAAACAAAATAAAGGTGCTAATAAAGAAGTTAAAATTAATGATCATAGCCAACAAGCACTAAATGTAATCCAAGGTATTTTAGAATTGCAAGAAGATGCGAAAAATGCTGAAGATTTCATGGATGGAGTTCAAGGTGATTTATTTAGTGACCGTGTCTATGCATTTACACCACGAGGAGATGTTTTTGAGTTAGCTAAAGGTGCAGGACCACTAGATATGGCTTTTTCAATCCATACGAATGTTGGTATTAAAACAACAGGCGCAAAAATTAACGGTCGAATTGTGCCACTTGATTATAAAATTAAAACAGGCGACATTATTGAAATTATTACAAGTACATCCGCCAAACCGAGTCGAGATTGGTTAGATTTAGTGTCAACCCGTCGTGCACGTAATAAAATCAAACAATATTTTAAGCAGTTAGACCGTGATGACAATATTGAAGCAGGACGAGAATTAGTAACACGAAATTTGCGTGATACAGGATTTAGTACGATAGCTATTTTGTCAACAGAGAATTTAACTAAAACAGCTGAGGTACTACATTATCATTCATACGATGATATGTTTGCAGCAATTGGTTATGGGGATGTTACAGTTCCTGGGGTTGTGAACAAGTTGACCGAGGGTATCCGTGAAGCACAACAAGAAGCTGAAACAGCTGAATTACAGCGCGAATTACTTGAAGAAGGACATGAAATTAAGCGTGGCGAAACGGCATTAACACAACGTCAAAAGGGTTCAGCAGATGATATTGTGATTGCTGGTGTTGACAATCTTTTAATCCGTTTGGGTCGTTGTTGCACACCAGTTCCTGGGGATCAAGTGATAGGTTATATTACAAAGGGACGTGGTATTTCTGTTCACCGAGTTGGTTGTCCGAATATTCGTGCGGCAGAAACACAGGGACAACGATTAGTTGATGTACAATGGGAAGATGAAGAAGGCTTAAAACCTAATTATGATGCTGATTTGACAGTTCACGGTGAAAATCGTAATGGTTTACTTAATGACGTTTTACGTGCTGTTAATGGGCGTACACGATTTGTGAATTCAGTTAACGGACATGTGACAAAAAATGGTATGGCGCAGGTATCATTGTCACTTGGTGTCAAAAATAGTATGCAACTCAATGGTATAATGGATGCACTAAATACACTACCTGCGGTTTATGATGTCGAGCGCACTTTTCATTAA
- the dtd gene encoding D-aminoacyl-tRNA deacylase, protein MKIVLQRVTQACVSIAGDKIGEIEHGFVLFVGVADADSQLEIDYLVRKISQLRVFEDDNERMNLSIKDIDGAILSISQFTLFANTKKGNRPSFTDAGAPAFASMMYDHFNESLRASGLSVITGEFGANMQVSMVNDGPVTILFDTAHQ, encoded by the coding sequence ATGAAAATAGTATTACAACGTGTGACACAGGCATGTGTCAGTATTGCGGGTGATAAAATTGGTGAAATTGAGCATGGATTTGTTTTATTCGTTGGTGTGGCAGATGCTGATAGCCAATTAGAAATTGACTATCTTGTTCGAAAAATTAGTCAATTACGTGTCTTCGAAGATGATAATGAGCGTATGAATTTAAGTATTAAAGATATAGATGGTGCCATATTGTCTATTTCACAGTTCACATTATTTGCTAACACTAAAAAAGGTAATCGACCCAGCTTTACGGATGCTGGTGCACCAGCATTTGCATCGATGATGTATGATCATTTTAATGAATCGCTACGTGCAAGTGGTTTGTCAGTCATAACTGGTGAATTTGGTGCTAATATGCAGGTATCAATGGTTAATGATGGGCCGGTTACGATATTATTTGATACAGCGCATCAATAA
- the plsY gene encoding glycerol-3-phosphate 1-O-acyltransferase PlsY, whose product MFSTILMFVFSYLLGSLMPGFWIGKFFYHKDIRDEGSGNVGTTNSFRVLGTAAGIVTLALDLLKGTAAGLLPLLFNSNINPMLVGVAAIIGHTFSIWLKFKGGKAVATSAGILLAYNPYFFILAISVFILVLLLTSMVSMSAMISFSFAVCASLFYHDLVLTIVTIILTIFVFYRHRSNISRIKNGTESTVPFGLYNSIRQNRHQ is encoded by the coding sequence ATGTTTTCAACGATATTAATGTTCGTTTTCTCTTATTTACTTGGGTCTCTAATGCCCGGATTTTGGATTGGTAAATTCTTTTACCATAAAGATATCCGCGATGAAGGGTCTGGTAATGTCGGTACAACAAATTCATTTCGTGTTCTTGGCACTGCAGCCGGCATTGTAACATTAGCACTTGATTTATTGAAAGGTACTGCAGCCGGCCTATTACCTCTATTATTCAACAGTAACATTAATCCAATGTTAGTTGGCGTTGCTGCCATTATCGGTCATACATTTTCAATTTGGCTCAAATTTAAAGGTGGTAAGGCCGTTGCGACATCCGCTGGCATTCTATTAGCCTATAATCCATATTTTTTTATTTTAGCCATCAGTGTATTTATTTTAGTATTGCTGTTAACATCAATGGTTTCAATGAGTGCTATGATTAGTTTTAGTTTCGCAGTTTGTGCCTCATTATTTTATCATGATTTAGTTTTAACAATTGTCACTATTATATTAACTATATTTGTTTTTTATCGACACCGTTCGAATATTTCTCGCATTAAAAACGGTACAGAAAGCACAGTACCCTTTGGTTTATACAATAGCATTCGTCAAAATAGACATCAATAA